A window from Azoarcus sp. DD4 encodes these proteins:
- a CDS encoding sensor histidine kinase — protein MKSLRNRLSLALSLVLIGAGALLAFGLQDFPRRLVEDYVRSRLEHDADLLYARVLDAADAATAVQAATGTVYQLPLSGHYFVVRRGAELLRSRSLWDEDLQLPATLPAGEASFRLPGPAGQTLLVLTKRSADETGVPPLLVAVAEDVSTLDVAIARFRTGLLAGLFAALLVLVVVQRRLLIRGLAPLDDAVDACRRLERGEDVAVDTRSPSEVRPMLDAVNRLARHQAQRLGRIRHAAGNLSHALKTPLAVLAQRADSLRSRGDPALADELDAQIATMRDTIERELRRARLAGGGPPGAGFDLRPQLQALADAVGRLHDGRVAIGLDLPERWDPLDREDMLELFGNLLDNACKWARGELRLRVAPRDEASDALVFRVEDDGPGVPDDLLGRLGTAGLRTDENRPGHGIGLAIVGDIVSQYGGTLRFSRSASLGGLQVDGRLPYPGDPDAIPR, from the coding sequence CGTGCGCTCCCGCCTCGAACACGACGCCGATCTGCTCTACGCCCGCGTGCTGGACGCCGCCGATGCCGCCACCGCGGTCCAGGCAGCCACCGGCACTGTCTACCAGCTGCCGCTGTCCGGCCACTACTTCGTGGTCCGGCGCGGCGCCGAACTGCTCCGTTCGCGCTCGCTCTGGGACGAGGACTTGCAGTTGCCTGCGACGCTGCCCGCCGGCGAAGCAAGCTTCCGCCTGCCCGGCCCGGCCGGACAGACGCTGCTGGTACTCACCAAGCGCAGCGCGGACGAAACGGGCGTGCCGCCGCTCCTGGTCGCCGTCGCCGAGGACGTGTCGACGCTCGACGTCGCCATCGCGCGCTTTCGCACCGGCCTGCTGGCCGGGCTGTTCGCAGCGCTGCTGGTGCTGGTCGTAGTGCAGCGACGCCTGCTGATCCGCGGTCTCGCCCCGCTGGACGATGCGGTCGACGCCTGCCGCCGGCTGGAGCGCGGCGAAGACGTGGCGGTGGACACCCGCTCGCCGAGCGAGGTCCGGCCCATGCTCGACGCCGTCAACCGCCTGGCCCGCCACCAGGCCCAGCGCCTTGGCCGCATCCGCCACGCCGCCGGCAACCTGTCGCATGCGCTCAAGACGCCGCTCGCCGTGCTCGCCCAGCGAGCCGACAGCCTGCGCTCGCGTGGCGACCCGGCGCTCGCGGACGAACTCGACGCCCAGATCGCCACCATGCGCGACACCATAGAACGCGAACTGCGCCGCGCCCGGCTGGCCGGCGGCGGGCCACCGGGCGCCGGTTTCGATCTCCGGCCCCAACTGCAGGCGCTCGCCGATGCCGTCGGGCGGCTGCACGACGGCCGCGTCGCCATCGGCCTCGACCTGCCCGAGCGCTGGGATCCGCTCGACCGCGAGGACATGCTGGAACTCTTCGGCAACCTGCTCGACAACGCCTGCAAATGGGCGCGTGGCGAGCTGCGCCTGCGGGTGGCGCCGCGCGACGAGGCCAGCGATGCGCTGGTGTTTCGCGTCGAGGACGACGGCCCCGGCGTGCCCGACGACCTGCTCGGCCGGCTCGGCACCGCCGGCCTGCGTACCGACGAGAACCGGCCCGGCCACGGCATCGGCCTGGCCATCGTCGGCGACATCGTCAGCCAGTACGGCGGCACACTGCGCTTTTCCCGCAGCGCCAGCCTCGGTGGCCTGCAGGTGGACGGACGCCTGCCCTATCCGGGCGATCCGGACGCAATCCCGCGCTGA
- a CDS encoding diguanylate cyclase domain-containing protein → MSALTASEHNVNFRDLFQLAPISLWLEDFSAIKTLFDEWRSKGISDIEAYFAAYPEQVGACSAGIRVLDVNQRTLEMFCARDLAHLVANLDKVFRDDMHRQHAHDMAALWNGNGGFSSQSVNYGIDGRRIDVRVNARILPGHEDDWSRVMVSLEDITDHVRAQRGLKFSEQYARGLFEHSPVSLWVENFSGVRHLIEGVRDAGISDFRVFLNVHPEFITRCMQEIQVIDVNRQTLKLFGARSKDELFGNLDRVFRDEMREHFMEQLIDLWNGKLFHQRETVNYSLAGNEVNVFLQFSVLPGHEDSWDRVLIALTDITARKKAEAYLEFLGRHDALTKLYNRAYYDEELMRLGRKGPFPVSVIVADLNGLKLVNDGLGHAAGDALLRRAGEVLKKAVGDEVCSARIGGDEFAVLLPGCDAHSAEEVVERILAVTVLNNQFYTGTALSFSLGIGTCTQGEPLSKAIHAADAQMYAVKREFYLGEGKDRRSTD, encoded by the coding sequence ATGAGCGCGCTTACCGCCTCCGAACACAACGTGAACTTCCGCGATCTCTTCCAGCTCGCGCCGATCTCCTTGTGGCTGGAAGATTTCTCGGCGATCAAGACCCTGTTCGACGAGTGGCGCAGCAAGGGCATTTCCGACATCGAAGCCTACTTCGCCGCCTACCCGGAACAGGTCGGCGCCTGCTCGGCCGGCATCCGCGTGCTCGACGTCAATCAGCGCACGCTGGAAATGTTCTGCGCCCGCGACCTCGCCCACCTCGTCGCCAACCTCGACAAGGTCTTCCGCGACGACATGCACCGCCAGCACGCCCACGACATGGCAGCCCTGTGGAACGGCAACGGCGGCTTTTCCAGCCAGTCGGTCAACTACGGCATCGACGGCCGCCGCATCGATGTGCGGGTGAACGCGCGCATCCTGCCGGGCCACGAGGACGACTGGAGCCGCGTCATGGTGTCGCTGGAAGACATCACCGACCACGTCCGGGCCCAGCGCGGACTGAAGTTCTCCGAGCAGTACGCGCGCGGCCTGTTCGAGCATTCGCCGGTATCGCTGTGGGTGGAGAACTTCAGCGGCGTGCGTCACCTCATCGAAGGCGTGCGCGACGCCGGCATCTCGGACTTCCGCGTTTTTCTCAACGTGCATCCGGAATTCATCACCCGCTGCATGCAGGAGATCCAGGTCATCGACGTGAACCGGCAGACGCTCAAGCTGTTCGGTGCGCGCAGCAAGGATGAACTCTTCGGCAACCTCGACCGCGTCTTCCGCGACGAGATGCGCGAACACTTCATGGAGCAGCTGATCGACCTGTGGAACGGCAAGCTCTTCCACCAGCGCGAAACGGTGAACTACTCGCTCGCCGGCAACGAGGTGAATGTCTTCCTGCAGTTCTCGGTACTGCCCGGCCATGAAGACAGCTGGGACCGCGTCCTGATCGCGCTGACCGACATCACCGCGCGCAAGAAGGCCGAAGCCTACCTGGAATTCCTCGGCCGCCATGACGCCCTCACCAAGCTCTACAACCGCGCCTACTACGACGAGGAACTGATGCGCCTCGGCCGCAAGGGGCCATTCCCGGTCAGCGTGATCGTGGCCGACCTCAACGGCCTCAAGCTGGTGAACGACGGCCTCGGCCACGCCGCCGGCGACGCACTGCTGCGGCGCGCCGGCGAGGTACTGAAGAAGGCGGTGGGCGACGAGGTTTGCAGCGCACGCATCGGCGGCGACGAATTCGCCGTGCTGCTGCCCGGCTGCGACGCGCACAGCGCCGAAGAAGTCGTCGAGCGCATCCTCGCGGTCACCGTGCTCAATAACCAGTTCTATACCGGCACCGCACTCAGCTTCTCGCTCGGCATCGGCACCTGCACCCAGGGCGAACCCTTGTCCAAGGCCATCCACGCCGCCGACGCGCAGATGTACGCCGTCAAGCGCGAGTTCTACCTCGGCGAGGGCAAGGACCGCCGCAGCACAGACTGA